TCCTCGCGGCCACGCAACTCCTCAATGAGATCGTTGACCGTGGCGGCCTCGGTCTCGTAGCGCTCCTTCGGCAGGCCGATGCGCTCGCGCACCCAGGCGAAATAGAGCAGATCCATCACTTCTCGTCCTTCAGGAACGGCAAGGCCTTCACGAAGTAGTCCCAGCCGGTGATCAGTGTCAGCGCGGCGGCGATCCACAGCAGCGTCAGGCCAAGGTGCCCGGTCCAGATCATACCGGTCTCCTGCCAGCGCAGCCCGTGCGGATCGGCGCCGCCGCCGTCGAGCGCCTGGGCCACTGTCTGCCGGTCCAGCGCCTCGACGCTGAGAGCAAGGTAATGCTCGAAGACGCCCTGTGAAAAGAGCGTGGCGATGGCGATCATCTGGAAGGTGGTTTTCCACTTCGCCAGCTTGGTCACCTTGAGCGTGCCCGCGGTGTCGCCGAGATACTCGCGGAGACCCGAGACGAACACCTCGCGGAAGAGAATCATCGTGGCGGGCAGCACCAGCCAGGGCGACATCGAGGAATAGCCGACGATCACCATCAGCGCGATCACCACCATCGCCTTGTCTGCGATGGGATCGAGCATGGCGCCGATCTTGCTTTCCTGTCCCCAGAGGCGGGCCAGGTAGCCGTCGAACCAATCGGTGACGGCGGCCCCGACGAAGAGCAGCAGCGCGAACCAGTCGGCAAGCGGCCGCGAGAAGTACAGGAACATCACCGCCACGCCGGGGGCGGCGATCAGGCGGAGGGCGGTGAGGATATTTGGCAGGTTCCAGCGCATGCGACTTACGTAGCGCGCTTTTTGGGGAGGGGAAAGACGCCTCACGCGGGAGAGCTCACACGGTGCTGCGACGAAATCTCTCGACATAGGCGGCGCGGGCCTGCGGCAGGGGCCTGTCGCGCAGCGCGGGCGCCATGTGGCGCTCGAGAAAGTGTCCCGTCGTGCGCAGCGCCTCGAGGATCTCGCCATCGCCGCCGGGGCCTTCGCCCTTCAGAATGTCAGGCAGGGGCAGCAGCCGGTCGGCCCATTCCCCTGCGGCTTGGCGCGAGACGGCACGGCCGGTGCGCG
The sequence above is a segment of the Alloyangia pacifica genome. Coding sequences within it:
- the pgsA gene encoding CDP-diacylglycerol--glycerol-3-phosphate 3-phosphatidyltransferase, whose protein sequence is MRWNLPNILTALRLIAAPGVAVMFLYFSRPLADWFALLLFVGAAVTDWFDGYLARLWGQESKIGAMLDPIADKAMVVIALMVIVGYSSMSPWLVLPATMILFREVFVSGLREYLGDTAGTLKVTKLAKWKTTFQMIAIATLFSQGVFEHYLALSVEALDRQTVAQALDGGGADPHGLRWQETGMIWTGHLGLTLLWIAAALTLITGWDYFVKALPFLKDEK